The proteins below are encoded in one region of Telopea speciosissima isolate NSW1024214 ecotype Mountain lineage chromosome 10, Tspe_v1, whole genome shotgun sequence:
- the LOC122643429 gene encoding DDT domain-containing protein PTM-like: MEEIKKEAIDERKPNENGVNSVTTESFRQHVFDSVSQVDSVTMNKFIEMVSPFASSEGSADISNAAAGIQVSHKPELDCSDKSASTTVASEIPEKFHCSIGTDTLQHVDRIKQETNLESALPGPTSSLINPREGMVAQMQFEPGCYVHYYYFARIAASVAEVLMRKSADNINDDPKRSAEEIISAQLKIICKNRKSEAVGLCSKRNRKGHLIDVICQILFIEERLRGLLSGPWQNPHHIKLWRKSVLKASNVASVKCQLLNLESNLSRIALSAEWLKQVDSVVTMGSASHVLATPVNVSSKHGISKKQARFLDADSNSYSIAAAKSGIFWRGGKLSRQVFHWKGLPRSLASTGGRQGGCKKIPGIYYADGTDLAKRSRYIAWRAALEMSTSVPHLALLVRELDSYIRWDELENNKVRSLLSKESRKLMRSFKKVTIRRKCVEASQVKYLLDFGKRKSIPETVSRHGTMLEISSSERKQYWLDECHVPLNLLRAFEERKLARMANKKSPEKLPGEGGRVMKPSKKRGLSYLLSKGEIPENYQCGHCNKDLPVGYAMILLCQNWCLFKINFMI; the protein is encoded by the exons ATGGAAGAAATTAAGAAAGAGGCTATTGATGAAAGGAAGCCAAATGAAAATGGTGTTAATAGCGTTACAACTGAAAGTTTTCGTCAGCATGTTTTTGATTCTGTTAGCCAGGTTGATTCAGTAACCATGAACAAGTTTATAGAGATGGTAAGTCCATTTGCAAGCTCTGAGGGCTCTGCAGATATTTCGAATGCTGCTGCAGGCATTCAGGTGTCTCATAAACCTGAATTAGATTGCTCTGATAAATCTGCTTCTACTACAGTTGCATCTGAAATCCCTGAAAAGTTCCACTGTTCTATTGGAACAGATACCTTGCAACATGTTGACCGTATTAAACAAGAGACTAATTTGGAATCTGCACTCCCTGGACCTACATCATCCTTAATTAATCCAAGAGAAGGGATGGTAGCTCAAATGCAGTTTGAACCTGGTTGTTATGTTCACTATTACTATTTTGCTCGGATTGCAGCATCTGTTGCAGAAGTGCTAATGCGTAAATCAGCAGACAACATAAATGATGACCCCAAAAGATCTGCTGAGGAAATAATTTCTGCACAGTTGAAGATCATTTGTAAAAA TCGTAAAAGTGAGGCAGTTGGTCTTTGTTCTAAGAGAAACCGGAAAGGCCATCTTATTGATGTCATTTGTCAAATTCTCTTCATTGAAGAACGTTTGCGTGGGCTTCTATCAGGCCCATGGCAGAATCCACATCATATTAAGCTGTGGCGTAAAAGTGTTCTTAAAGCATCGAATGTTGCATCAGTGAAATGTCAGCTACTCAAT TTGGAGTCAAATTTGAGCCGGATCGCACTATCAGCAGAGTGGTTAAAACAGGTGGATTCTGTTGTTACAATGGGTTCAGCTTCACATGTCTTGGCAACTCCAGTAAATGTTTCCTCTAAGCATGGGATCAGCAAAAAACAAGCCAGATTTTTGGATGCTGATTCCAACTCTTATTCAATTGCTGCTGCCAAATCAGGTATCTTCTGGAGGGGTGGAAAGCTGTCACGCCAAGTTTTCCATTGGAAGGGCTTGCCTCGCTCCTTGGCCTCCACGGGAGGCCGACAAG GTGGCTGTAAGAAGATACCGGGAATATATTATGCTGATGGTACAGATTTAGCTAAGAGAAGTAGATACATTGCTTGGCGAGCTGCTCTCGAGATGTCGACAAGTGTCCCACACCTTGCTTTGCTG GTTAGAGAGCTTGATTCATATATTAGATGGGATGAGCTTGAGAACAATAAAGTTCGTTCTCTATTATCCAAGGAATCTAGAAAATTAATGAGGTCATTCAAGAAGGTGACTATACGCAGGAAGTGCGTGGAAGCATCACAGGTGAAGTATCTTCTAGAttttggaaagagaaaaagtattcctgaAACTGTCAGCAGACATGGAACCATGCTTGAAATATCCTCTAGTGAGAGGAAGCAATATTGGCTGGATGAGTGTCATGTTCCTTTGAATCTCTTGAGGGCTTTCGAAGAAAGAAAACTAGCTCGCATGGCCAATAAGAAGAGTCCAGAAAAGCTTCCTGGTGAGGGTGGCAGAGTAATGAAACCCTCCAAGAAAAGGGGACTCTCATACCTTCTATCGAAAGGAGAGATTCCTGAGAACTACCAGTGTGGCCACTGTAACAAAGACCTACCAGTGGGGTACGCCATGATCCTTTTGTGCCAAAATTGGTGTCTTTTCAAAATCAACTTCATGATTTGA